Proteins from one Mastacembelus armatus chromosome 16, fMasArm1.2, whole genome shotgun sequence genomic window:
- the phldb3 gene encoding pleckstrin homology-like domain family B member 3 isoform X2 yields the protein MPQNNMESSRGQRQQGLQLPWITRVAEGQSPASSGAESDAESSSTESEKSCIKKLEVGSVKVLPSPSKLQQRITEIDQQKEELKIELQLEIALLQGELQTEKNQLHRHIQKLQALQLEVRQRDKHRCSDRQKERESLEEERRRVEELKRSCAEKEKLIPSQPESQREQLALQLQQEKEAMEAAVRAFEDWEFRILEQESSFDDEAESASGKDIVSKNETETEKDILCQQQVVNKAQERVQQLERQLKEMEREKERELTALRKEKRDLIHTTQTVHKDKKLISDWSNITSSAPYMMSLSPLTIHKPPQEPCKESTSLPRRRSSHRNNKLNDRPVSVQGLVRMLPDSQTPEGFTSPVPSHRLSNGHNNGHSNGHRPGTSNGSALLTPCNSATSSRAASPCLLDLVEIEKKLKEAKAERERLLREREERRQMLEQRRQRELNSPRTEPPDQEMPQRSEPEPKEQPKATSPPNSPQHSLPLFLSPNFDLRAHVESLGHGVAGCTDLRLTPRRCAGFLTKRGGRVKTWKKRWFLFDMDHRRLAYYTDCDERKLKGVIYFQAIEEVYYDHLRTATSSPRPSLTFCVKTYDRLFFLVASNAVSMRIWMDVIVTATDEHSRY from the exons ATGCCCCAAAATAACATGGAGAGCTCCAGGGGCCAGCGGCAGCAGGGGTTGCAGTTGCCGTGGATCACCAGAGTGGCTGAAGGTCAAAGTCCCGCCTCCTCTGGGGCAGAATCAGATGcggagagcagcagcacagagagtgAGAAG TCTTGCATTAAAAAGTTGGAAGTGGGCTCAGTGAAGGTCCTGCCGTCACCCTCGAAGCTCCAACAGCGAATTACAGAGATTGACCAACAGAAGGAAGAACTAAAGATTGAG ctgcagctggagatCGCCCTGCTGCAGGGtgagctgcagacagagaagAACCAGCTGCATAGGCACATACAAAAGCTGCAGGCTCTACAGCTGGAGGTCAGACAAAGAGACAAGCACAGATGCAGCGACAGACAAAAG GAGCGAGAGAGTCTTGAAGAGGAAAGACGCAGGGTGGAGGAGTTGAAGAGGAGCTGTGCGGAGAAGGAGAAACTGATCCCCAGTCAGCCAGAGAGCCAGAGAGAACAGCTggcactgcagctgcagcag GAGAAAGAGGCGATGGAAGCAGCAGTTCGGGCCTTTGAGGACTGGGAATTTCGTATTCTGGAGCAAGAGAGCAGCTTTGATGACGAGGCTGAGAGCGCATCAGGCAAAGACATAGTGAGcaagaatgaaacagaaacGGAGAAAGACATCTTGTGTCAGCAGCAAGTGGTCAACAAAGCACAG GAGCGAGTTCAGCAGCTAGAGAGACAGCTAAAGGAAATGgaaagggagaaggagagggaacTGACCGCCttgaggaaagagaagagagatcTCATCCACACAACTCAAACT GTTCACAAAGACAAGAAGCTGATCAGTGATTGGTCGAACATCACCAGCTCTGCTCCATACATGATGTCACTTTCCCCTCTGACCATTCACAAGCCTCCTCAG gagCCATGCAAAGAATCCACCAGTTTGCCCAGAAGACGGAGTTCACATCGCAACAACAAACTCAATGACAGGCCAGTCTCCGTACAGG GGTTGGTGAGGATGCTTCCAGACAGCCAAACCCCTGAGGGTTTCACATCTCCTGTCCCCTCCCACAGACTGAGCAATGGGCACAACAACGGGCACAGCAACGGGCACAGACCTGGGACCAGCAATGGTAGTGCCCTCCTGACTCCATGCAACAGTGCAACAAGCTCTCGCGCTGCCAG CCCGTGCCTGTTGGATCTTGTGGAGATTGAGAAGAAACTGAAGGAAGccaaggcagagagagagaggctgctCAGAGAGAGG GAAGAGCGACGGCAGATGCTGGAGCAGAGAAGACAGCGAGAGCTCAACTCTCCCAGAACAGAACCACCAGATCAAGAGATGCCACAAAGgtcagaaccagaaccaaaggAGCAGCCAAAGGCCACGTCTCCCCCAAACTCCCCACAG cacagcctgCCCCTGTTCCTCTCTCCAAACTTTGACCTCCGGGCCCATGTGGAGTCTCTGGGTCACGGGGTGGCAGGCTGCACAGACCTGCGCCTGACACCTCGACGCTGTGCAGGCTTCCTCACCAAGCGAGGGGGGAGGGTCAAAACCTGGAAGAAGAGATGGTTCCTGTTTGACATGGACCATAGACGACTAGCCTACTATACAG ACTGCGATGAAAGAAAGCTAAAGGGAGTCATCTACTTCCAGGCCATAGAAGAAGTTTACTATGACCATCTACGAACAGCCACATCT TCTCCTCGGCCCAGTCTGACGTTCTGTGTGAAGACGTACGACCGTCTTTTCTTTCTGGTTGCTTCCAATGCAGTGTCCATGCGAATTTGGATGGATGTCATCGTCACCGCAACAGATGAGCACAGCCGTTATTGA
- the phldb3 gene encoding pleckstrin homology-like domain family B member 3 isoform X1 → MPQNNMESSRGQRQQGLQLPWITRVAEGQSPASSGAESDAESSSTESEKSCIKKLEVGSVKVLPSPSKLQQRITEIDQQKEELKIELQLEIALLQGELQTEKNQLHRHIQKLQALQLEVRQRDKHRCSDRQKERESLEEERRRVEELKRSCAEKEKLIPSQPESQREQLALQLQQEKEAMEAAVRAFEDWEFRILEQESSFDDEAESASGKDIVSKNETETEKDILCQQQVVNKAQERVQQLERQLKEMEREKERELTALRKEKRDLIHTTQTVHKDKKLISDWSNITSSAPYMMSLSPLTIHKPPQEPCKESTSLPRRRSSHRNNKLNDRPVSVQGLVRMLPDSQTPEGFTSPVPSHRLSNGHNNGHSNGHRPGTSNGSALLTPCNSATSSRAASPCLLDLVEIEKKLKEAKAERERLLREREERRQMLEQRRQRELNSPRTEPPDQEMPQRSEPEPKEQPKATSPPNSPQQHSLPLFLSPNFDLRAHVESLGHGVAGCTDLRLTPRRCAGFLTKRGGRVKTWKKRWFLFDMDHRRLAYYTDCDERKLKGVIYFQAIEEVYYDHLRTATSSPRPSLTFCVKTYDRLFFLVASNAVSMRIWMDVIVTATDEHSRY, encoded by the exons ATGCCCCAAAATAACATGGAGAGCTCCAGGGGCCAGCGGCAGCAGGGGTTGCAGTTGCCGTGGATCACCAGAGTGGCTGAAGGTCAAAGTCCCGCCTCCTCTGGGGCAGAATCAGATGcggagagcagcagcacagagagtgAGAAG TCTTGCATTAAAAAGTTGGAAGTGGGCTCAGTGAAGGTCCTGCCGTCACCCTCGAAGCTCCAACAGCGAATTACAGAGATTGACCAACAGAAGGAAGAACTAAAGATTGAG ctgcagctggagatCGCCCTGCTGCAGGGtgagctgcagacagagaagAACCAGCTGCATAGGCACATACAAAAGCTGCAGGCTCTACAGCTGGAGGTCAGACAAAGAGACAAGCACAGATGCAGCGACAGACAAAAG GAGCGAGAGAGTCTTGAAGAGGAAAGACGCAGGGTGGAGGAGTTGAAGAGGAGCTGTGCGGAGAAGGAGAAACTGATCCCCAGTCAGCCAGAGAGCCAGAGAGAACAGCTggcactgcagctgcagcag GAGAAAGAGGCGATGGAAGCAGCAGTTCGGGCCTTTGAGGACTGGGAATTTCGTATTCTGGAGCAAGAGAGCAGCTTTGATGACGAGGCTGAGAGCGCATCAGGCAAAGACATAGTGAGcaagaatgaaacagaaacGGAGAAAGACATCTTGTGTCAGCAGCAAGTGGTCAACAAAGCACAG GAGCGAGTTCAGCAGCTAGAGAGACAGCTAAAGGAAATGgaaagggagaaggagagggaacTGACCGCCttgaggaaagagaagagagatcTCATCCACACAACTCAAACT GTTCACAAAGACAAGAAGCTGATCAGTGATTGGTCGAACATCACCAGCTCTGCTCCATACATGATGTCACTTTCCCCTCTGACCATTCACAAGCCTCCTCAG gagCCATGCAAAGAATCCACCAGTTTGCCCAGAAGACGGAGTTCACATCGCAACAACAAACTCAATGACAGGCCAGTCTCCGTACAGG GGTTGGTGAGGATGCTTCCAGACAGCCAAACCCCTGAGGGTTTCACATCTCCTGTCCCCTCCCACAGACTGAGCAATGGGCACAACAACGGGCACAGCAACGGGCACAGACCTGGGACCAGCAATGGTAGTGCCCTCCTGACTCCATGCAACAGTGCAACAAGCTCTCGCGCTGCCAG CCCGTGCCTGTTGGATCTTGTGGAGATTGAGAAGAAACTGAAGGAAGccaaggcagagagagagaggctgctCAGAGAGAGG GAAGAGCGACGGCAGATGCTGGAGCAGAGAAGACAGCGAGAGCTCAACTCTCCCAGAACAGAACCACCAGATCAAGAGATGCCACAAAGgtcagaaccagaaccaaaggAGCAGCCAAAGGCCACGTCTCCCCCAAACTCCCCACAG cagcacagcctgCCCCTGTTCCTCTCTCCAAACTTTGACCTCCGGGCCCATGTGGAGTCTCTGGGTCACGGGGTGGCAGGCTGCACAGACCTGCGCCTGACACCTCGACGCTGTGCAGGCTTCCTCACCAAGCGAGGGGGGAGGGTCAAAACCTGGAAGAAGAGATGGTTCCTGTTTGACATGGACCATAGACGACTAGCCTACTATACAG ACTGCGATGAAAGAAAGCTAAAGGGAGTCATCTACTTCCAGGCCATAGAAGAAGTTTACTATGACCATCTACGAACAGCCACATCT TCTCCTCGGCCCAGTCTGACGTTCTGTGTGAAGACGTACGACCGTCTTTTCTTTCTGGTTGCTTCCAATGCAGTGTCCATGCGAATTTGGATGGATGTCATCGTCACCGCAACAGATGAGCACAGCCGTTATTGA
- the phldb3 gene encoding pleckstrin homology-like domain family B member 3 isoform X4, which translates to MPQNNMESSRGQRQQGLQLPWITRVAEGQSPASSGAESDAESSSTESEKSCIKKLEVGSVKVLPSPSKLQQRITEIDQQKEELKIELQLEIALLQGELQTEKNQLHRHIQKLQALQLEVRQRDKHRCSDRQKERESLEEERRRVEELKRSCAEKEKLIPSQPESQREQLALQLQQEKEAMEAAVRAFEDWEFRILEQESSFDDEAESASGKDIVSKNETETEKDILCQQQVVNKAQEPCKESTSLPRRRSSHRNNKLNDRPVSVQGLVRMLPDSQTPEGFTSPVPSHRLSNGHNNGHSNGHRPGTSNGSALLTPCNSATSSRAASPCLLDLVEIEKKLKEAKAERERLLREREERRQMLEQRRQRELNSPRTEPPDQEMPQRSEPEPKEQPKATSPPNSPQQHSLPLFLSPNFDLRAHVESLGHGVAGCTDLRLTPRRCAGFLTKRGGRVKTWKKRWFLFDMDHRRLAYYTDCDERKLKGVIYFQAIEEVYYDHLRTATSSPRPSLTFCVKTYDRLFFLVASNAVSMRIWMDVIVTATDEHSRY; encoded by the exons ATGCCCCAAAATAACATGGAGAGCTCCAGGGGCCAGCGGCAGCAGGGGTTGCAGTTGCCGTGGATCACCAGAGTGGCTGAAGGTCAAAGTCCCGCCTCCTCTGGGGCAGAATCAGATGcggagagcagcagcacagagagtgAGAAG TCTTGCATTAAAAAGTTGGAAGTGGGCTCAGTGAAGGTCCTGCCGTCACCCTCGAAGCTCCAACAGCGAATTACAGAGATTGACCAACAGAAGGAAGAACTAAAGATTGAG ctgcagctggagatCGCCCTGCTGCAGGGtgagctgcagacagagaagAACCAGCTGCATAGGCACATACAAAAGCTGCAGGCTCTACAGCTGGAGGTCAGACAAAGAGACAAGCACAGATGCAGCGACAGACAAAAG GAGCGAGAGAGTCTTGAAGAGGAAAGACGCAGGGTGGAGGAGTTGAAGAGGAGCTGTGCGGAGAAGGAGAAACTGATCCCCAGTCAGCCAGAGAGCCAGAGAGAACAGCTggcactgcagctgcagcag GAGAAAGAGGCGATGGAAGCAGCAGTTCGGGCCTTTGAGGACTGGGAATTTCGTATTCTGGAGCAAGAGAGCAGCTTTGATGACGAGGCTGAGAGCGCATCAGGCAAAGACATAGTGAGcaagaatgaaacagaaacGGAGAAAGACATCTTGTGTCAGCAGCAAGTGGTCAACAAAGCACAG gagCCATGCAAAGAATCCACCAGTTTGCCCAGAAGACGGAGTTCACATCGCAACAACAAACTCAATGACAGGCCAGTCTCCGTACAGG GGTTGGTGAGGATGCTTCCAGACAGCCAAACCCCTGAGGGTTTCACATCTCCTGTCCCCTCCCACAGACTGAGCAATGGGCACAACAACGGGCACAGCAACGGGCACAGACCTGGGACCAGCAATGGTAGTGCCCTCCTGACTCCATGCAACAGTGCAACAAGCTCTCGCGCTGCCAG CCCGTGCCTGTTGGATCTTGTGGAGATTGAGAAGAAACTGAAGGAAGccaaggcagagagagagaggctgctCAGAGAGAGG GAAGAGCGACGGCAGATGCTGGAGCAGAGAAGACAGCGAGAGCTCAACTCTCCCAGAACAGAACCACCAGATCAAGAGATGCCACAAAGgtcagaaccagaaccaaaggAGCAGCCAAAGGCCACGTCTCCCCCAAACTCCCCACAG cagcacagcctgCCCCTGTTCCTCTCTCCAAACTTTGACCTCCGGGCCCATGTGGAGTCTCTGGGTCACGGGGTGGCAGGCTGCACAGACCTGCGCCTGACACCTCGACGCTGTGCAGGCTTCCTCACCAAGCGAGGGGGGAGGGTCAAAACCTGGAAGAAGAGATGGTTCCTGTTTGACATGGACCATAGACGACTAGCCTACTATACAG ACTGCGATGAAAGAAAGCTAAAGGGAGTCATCTACTTCCAGGCCATAGAAGAAGTTTACTATGACCATCTACGAACAGCCACATCT TCTCCTCGGCCCAGTCTGACGTTCTGTGTGAAGACGTACGACCGTCTTTTCTTTCTGGTTGCTTCCAATGCAGTGTCCATGCGAATTTGGATGGATGTCATCGTCACCGCAACAGATGAGCACAGCCGTTATTGA
- the phldb3 gene encoding pleckstrin homology-like domain family B member 3 isoform X3: MPQNNMESSRGQRQQGLQLPWITRVAEGQSPASSGAESDAESSSTESEKSCIKKLEVGSVKVLPSPSKLQQRITEIDQQKEELKIELQLEIALLQGELQTEKNQLHRHIQKLQALQLEVRQRDKHRCSDRQKERESLEEERRRVEELKRSCAEKEKLIPSQPESQREQLALQLQQEKEAMEAAVRAFEDWEFRILEQESSFDDEAESASGKDIVSKNETETEKDILCQQQVVNKAQERVQQLERQLKEMEREKERELTALRKEKRDLIHTTQTEPCKESTSLPRRRSSHRNNKLNDRPVSVQGLVRMLPDSQTPEGFTSPVPSHRLSNGHNNGHSNGHRPGTSNGSALLTPCNSATSSRAASPCLLDLVEIEKKLKEAKAERERLLREREERRQMLEQRRQRELNSPRTEPPDQEMPQRSEPEPKEQPKATSPPNSPQQHSLPLFLSPNFDLRAHVESLGHGVAGCTDLRLTPRRCAGFLTKRGGRVKTWKKRWFLFDMDHRRLAYYTDCDERKLKGVIYFQAIEEVYYDHLRTATSSPRPSLTFCVKTYDRLFFLVASNAVSMRIWMDVIVTATDEHSRY, from the exons ATGCCCCAAAATAACATGGAGAGCTCCAGGGGCCAGCGGCAGCAGGGGTTGCAGTTGCCGTGGATCACCAGAGTGGCTGAAGGTCAAAGTCCCGCCTCCTCTGGGGCAGAATCAGATGcggagagcagcagcacagagagtgAGAAG TCTTGCATTAAAAAGTTGGAAGTGGGCTCAGTGAAGGTCCTGCCGTCACCCTCGAAGCTCCAACAGCGAATTACAGAGATTGACCAACAGAAGGAAGAACTAAAGATTGAG ctgcagctggagatCGCCCTGCTGCAGGGtgagctgcagacagagaagAACCAGCTGCATAGGCACATACAAAAGCTGCAGGCTCTACAGCTGGAGGTCAGACAAAGAGACAAGCACAGATGCAGCGACAGACAAAAG GAGCGAGAGAGTCTTGAAGAGGAAAGACGCAGGGTGGAGGAGTTGAAGAGGAGCTGTGCGGAGAAGGAGAAACTGATCCCCAGTCAGCCAGAGAGCCAGAGAGAACAGCTggcactgcagctgcagcag GAGAAAGAGGCGATGGAAGCAGCAGTTCGGGCCTTTGAGGACTGGGAATTTCGTATTCTGGAGCAAGAGAGCAGCTTTGATGACGAGGCTGAGAGCGCATCAGGCAAAGACATAGTGAGcaagaatgaaacagaaacGGAGAAAGACATCTTGTGTCAGCAGCAAGTGGTCAACAAAGCACAG GAGCGAGTTCAGCAGCTAGAGAGACAGCTAAAGGAAATGgaaagggagaaggagagggaacTGACCGCCttgaggaaagagaagagagatcTCATCCACACAACTCAAACT gagCCATGCAAAGAATCCACCAGTTTGCCCAGAAGACGGAGTTCACATCGCAACAACAAACTCAATGACAGGCCAGTCTCCGTACAGG GGTTGGTGAGGATGCTTCCAGACAGCCAAACCCCTGAGGGTTTCACATCTCCTGTCCCCTCCCACAGACTGAGCAATGGGCACAACAACGGGCACAGCAACGGGCACAGACCTGGGACCAGCAATGGTAGTGCCCTCCTGACTCCATGCAACAGTGCAACAAGCTCTCGCGCTGCCAG CCCGTGCCTGTTGGATCTTGTGGAGATTGAGAAGAAACTGAAGGAAGccaaggcagagagagagaggctgctCAGAGAGAGG GAAGAGCGACGGCAGATGCTGGAGCAGAGAAGACAGCGAGAGCTCAACTCTCCCAGAACAGAACCACCAGATCAAGAGATGCCACAAAGgtcagaaccagaaccaaaggAGCAGCCAAAGGCCACGTCTCCCCCAAACTCCCCACAG cagcacagcctgCCCCTGTTCCTCTCTCCAAACTTTGACCTCCGGGCCCATGTGGAGTCTCTGGGTCACGGGGTGGCAGGCTGCACAGACCTGCGCCTGACACCTCGACGCTGTGCAGGCTTCCTCACCAAGCGAGGGGGGAGGGTCAAAACCTGGAAGAAGAGATGGTTCCTGTTTGACATGGACCATAGACGACTAGCCTACTATACAG ACTGCGATGAAAGAAAGCTAAAGGGAGTCATCTACTTCCAGGCCATAGAAGAAGTTTACTATGACCATCTACGAACAGCCACATCT TCTCCTCGGCCCAGTCTGACGTTCTGTGTGAAGACGTACGACCGTCTTTTCTTTCTGGTTGCTTCCAATGCAGTGTCCATGCGAATTTGGATGGATGTCATCGTCACCGCAACAGATGAGCACAGCCGTTATTGA